A DNA window from Tautonia rosea contains the following coding sequences:
- a CDS encoding deiodinase family protein, producing the protein MNQRFPIGIRSRTRWLAPLAVGSLVLTLGSRVDAQEASGNGAPRAEMAPEARAFWDSELAGRLGNWLIKRMEETPAEDHPEWLLMLTDILRGSQLNATDGWFRRPTGGSRYSWEDVRNRLDRDGDGFVARQEWPGTAEDFVSVDRTGDGLITRDDFDWSEHALAGGPGTALFYLADTDGNGKVGRAEFLALFERLDRGDLGFLSRDELKGVFDQGTFSRLMMEPGIKGEGPPPSPEGPSKSTLVRGLFTQEIGSLWPGPAVGDRAPDFTLGSVDGDRDVTLSSYRERLDRPIVLIFGNFTCGPFRSQAGNIEKIFRRYRDRAGFLLVYVREAHPTDGWHMFDNFRQGYTLPQPTDDAGRVEVARLCRRTLDLAVPMVVDSIEDPVGTLYSGMPARLYLIDRTGEVVFKSGRGPFGFKPAELEQALALLLMDEAQSSPQVDDEATDEETR; encoded by the coding sequence ATGAACCAGCGTTTTCCGATCGGAATCCGTTCAAGGACTCGGTGGCTCGCGCCCCTTGCGGTGGGATCGCTCGTGCTCACGCTCGGCAGTCGGGTCGATGCTCAAGAGGCAAGCGGCAATGGCGCGCCTCGTGCAGAGATGGCTCCGGAGGCCAGGGCCTTCTGGGATTCCGAACTGGCGGGGAGGCTGGGCAACTGGCTCATAAAGCGGATGGAGGAGACACCGGCCGAGGATCACCCCGAATGGTTGTTGATGCTGACCGACATCCTCCGCGGAAGTCAGCTCAATGCCACCGACGGGTGGTTCCGACGCCCCACGGGAGGCTCTCGCTATTCCTGGGAGGACGTCCGCAATCGTCTTGATCGCGACGGGGATGGATTCGTTGCTCGGCAGGAGTGGCCCGGGACGGCCGAGGACTTCGTTTCGGTGGACCGGACCGGAGACGGGCTGATTACCCGGGATGATTTCGATTGGTCGGAGCACGCGCTGGCCGGCGGGCCGGGCACGGCCCTGTTCTACCTGGCCGATACCGACGGCAACGGCAAGGTTGGGCGGGCAGAGTTCCTCGCGCTGTTCGAGCGGCTCGATCGAGGGGACCTCGGCTTCCTGTCGCGAGACGAATTGAAGGGTGTTTTCGATCAGGGCACGTTTAGCCGGTTGATGATGGAGCCGGGCATCAAGGGGGAAGGACCTCCGCCCTCGCCGGAGGGGCCGAGCAAGTCAACCCTGGTGCGCGGCCTGTTCACCCAGGAGATCGGGTCGCTCTGGCCCGGCCCCGCCGTCGGGGATCGCGCACCCGACTTCACACTGGGTTCGGTTGACGGGGACCGCGACGTGACACTCTCGTCGTACCGGGAACGCCTGGACCGGCCGATCGTGCTGATCTTCGGTAACTTTACGTGCGGCCCGTTCCGGAGCCAGGCCGGGAACATCGAGAAGATCTTCCGCCGCTACCGGGATCGGGCCGGCTTCCTGCTCGTTTATGTCCGGGAGGCGCACCCGACAGATGGTTGGCATATGTTCGACAATTTCCGGCAGGGATACACCCTTCCCCAGCCGACCGACGACGCCGGCCGGGTGGAGGTGGCCCGCCTCTGCCGACGGACGCTCGACCTGGCAGTACCGATGGTCGTCGACTCGATCGAGGACCCGGTAGGGACCCTTTACAGCGGCATGCCCGCTCGGCTCTACCTGATCGACCGCACGGGCGAGGTTGTCTTCAAGAGCGGCCGGGGCCCGTTCGGATTCAAGCCGGCGGAGCTGGAGCAGGCCCTGGCCTTGCTGTTGATGGACGAGGCCCAGTCGTCTCCCCAGGTCGACGACGAGGCCACCGACGAGGAGACGCGCTAA
- a CDS encoding xanthine dehydrogenase family protein molybdopterin-binding subunit — protein MNRNTDHPTFGELEFELEPERYELLSGLASIELDRRDFLRSLGGGLVVLCLLGRAEAQEARRGRGQSGGGSGAEPREIGAWLQIGEDGGITAFTGKVEVGQNARTSLSQAVADELRVPVDAVAMVMGDTDRVPYDRGTFGSRTTPTMAPQLRRAASAARSILVGLAAEQWGVDRSEIELAEGALTHPPSGRSIGFGELTHGRRLVEAIEEDDTPRPRDRWEVAGQDAPKANGRDFVTGRHQYASDIDRPGMLRGKVLRPPAFGAALKPGVDASNAEAVDGVMVVRDGDFIGVVAPDEPMAERALEAIRAEWTMPEGDLPTHQTLYDHFKRTAEDRRGRDDSGPLAQALSKADAVIEASYTIAPIAHAPLEPRAAVAEWDGDRLTVWTGTQRPFGVREELMAAFGLAEDQVRVIVPDTGSGYGGKHTGDAAVEAARLARAVGRPVKLVWTRSEEFTWAYFRPAGLIEARAGAAKDGTLSAWEFTNYNSGGSGIEPPYAIAERDIAFIRADSPLRQGSYRALAATANHFARESIIDELAHALGMDPLDFRRKNLNQDRVRAVLDAAAERFGWEGANVEPGHGIGLACGMEKGGHVASCAEVAVDDSGRVEIVRTVTAFECGAIVNPLHLTNQVSGSVVQGIGGALFEAITFENGRILNDRFSRYRVPRLSDVFDRVEVVLVDRSDLPSAGGGETPIVAIAPAFGNAIFAATGRRIRALPLAPGGRLPEV, from the coding sequence ATGAACAGGAACACCGATCATCCGACGTTTGGCGAGTTGGAATTCGAACTGGAGCCGGAACGTTACGAGCTGCTGTCGGGGCTGGCGTCGATTGAGCTGGATCGGCGCGATTTTCTCCGGTCGCTCGGCGGCGGTCTGGTGGTGCTCTGCTTGCTGGGCCGGGCCGAGGCGCAAGAGGCACGCCGAGGTCGAGGGCAGAGCGGCGGCGGATCGGGAGCCGAGCCGAGAGAGATCGGCGCCTGGCTCCAGATCGGCGAGGATGGCGGCATCACCGCCTTCACGGGCAAGGTCGAGGTGGGCCAGAACGCTCGGACGTCGCTGTCGCAGGCCGTTGCCGATGAGCTGCGCGTGCCGGTCGATGCGGTGGCGATGGTCATGGGAGACACCGACCGCGTGCCGTATGATCGCGGGACCTTCGGCAGCCGGACGACGCCGACAATGGCCCCGCAACTACGCCGGGCCGCCTCGGCGGCGCGGTCGATTCTCGTCGGCCTGGCCGCCGAACAGTGGGGGGTGGATCGCTCGGAGATCGAACTGGCCGAGGGGGCGCTGACGCATCCGCCGTCGGGCCGGTCGATCGGTTTTGGTGAGTTGACGCACGGGCGGCGGCTCGTCGAGGCGATCGAAGAGGACGACACGCCGAGGCCCCGCGATCGCTGGGAGGTCGCCGGGCAAGACGCCCCGAAAGCCAACGGCCGAGACTTCGTCACCGGACGGCATCAGTATGCGTCGGACATCGACCGGCCGGGAATGCTCCGCGGTAAAGTCCTCCGACCGCCGGCCTTTGGCGCCGCGTTGAAGCCGGGCGTCGACGCCTCGAATGCCGAAGCGGTCGACGGCGTGATGGTCGTCCGTGATGGGGATTTCATTGGCGTCGTCGCTCCCGACGAACCGATGGCCGAGCGAGCCCTGGAGGCCATCAGGGCCGAGTGGACGATGCCGGAGGGGGATCTCCCGACCCATCAAACGCTTTACGATCATTTCAAGCGTACGGCCGAAGACAGGCGCGGGAGGGACGATTCCGGCCCGCTCGCCCAGGCGCTCAGCAAGGCCGACGCGGTGATCGAAGCAAGCTACACGATCGCTCCCATCGCCCACGCCCCGCTGGAGCCCCGAGCCGCGGTGGCCGAGTGGGACGGCGACCGCCTGACCGTCTGGACCGGCACGCAGCGGCCGTTCGGGGTACGTGAGGAACTGATGGCCGCCTTCGGCCTGGCCGAAGATCAGGTCCGCGTGATCGTGCCCGACACCGGCAGCGGCTACGGCGGCAAGCACACCGGAGACGCCGCGGTCGAGGCCGCTCGCCTGGCCCGAGCGGTTGGCAGGCCGGTCAAGCTCGTCTGGACCCGATCCGAGGAATTCACCTGGGCCTACTTCCGCCCGGCCGGATTGATCGAGGCGCGAGCCGGGGCTGCAAAGGACGGCACCCTCTCCGCCTGGGAATTCACGAATTACAACTCGGGAGGCTCGGGGATCGAGCCGCCTTATGCGATTGCCGAGCGTGACATCGCCTTCATTCGGGCCGATTCACCACTGCGGCAAGGGTCGTATCGGGCGCTCGCGGCGACGGCGAACCACTTCGCCCGCGAGTCGATCATCGACGAGCTGGCCCACGCCCTCGGCATGGACCCACTGGACTTCCGCCGGAAGAACCTGAATCAGGATCGGGTCCGGGCCGTGCTCGACGCCGCCGCCGAGCGCTTCGGCTGGGAAGGGGCGAACGTCGAGCCTGGCCACGGCATCGGCCTGGCCTGCGGGATGGAGAAAGGAGGGCATGTCGCCTCGTGCGCCGAGGTGGCCGTCGACGATTCGGGCCGGGTCGAGATCGTCCGAACCGTGACCGCGTTTGAGTGCGGCGCGATTGTCAACCCGCTGCACCTGACCAACCAGGTCAGCGGGTCGGTGGTCCAGGGGATTGGCGGCGCCCTGTTCGAGGCGATTACGTTTGAAAACGGCCGAATTCTCAACGACCGCTTCTCCCGCTACCGAGTCCCCCGCCTCAGCGACGTCTTCGATCGCGTCGAGGTCGTCCTCGTCGATCGGTCCGACCTTCCCTCCGCCGGTGGTGGCGAGACGCCGATCGTGGCCATCGCCCCGGCCTTCGGCAACGCGATCTTCGCCGCGACCGGCCGGCGGATTCGAGCACTCCCGCTTGCCCCCGGAGGCCGATTGCCGGAAGTGTAG
- a CDS encoding (2Fe-2S)-binding protein produces the protein MPPTLELRINGQLRSVAAEPDRPLLGVLRDELGLTGSKYGCGEGQCGACSVIIDGMAARSCVVRLRAVADREITTIEGLEADDGTLHPVQQAFLDCDALQCGYCTSGMIMAATVLLQDDPNPTPEAIAKALDRNLCRCGTYPQIVAAIRQAADRMNGGDQ, from the coding sequence ATGCCCCCCACCTTGGAACTTCGCATCAATGGCCAGCTGCGCAGCGTCGCGGCCGAGCCGGATCGCCCGTTGCTCGGCGTGCTGCGGGACGAGCTGGGCCTGACCGGCAGCAAGTACGGTTGCGGCGAAGGGCAATGCGGCGCGTGCTCGGTGATCATTGACGGCATGGCGGCACGGTCGTGCGTGGTTCGGCTGCGGGCGGTGGCCGATCGGGAGATCACGACCATCGAGGGACTCGAAGCCGACGACGGCACGCTGCATCCGGTCCAGCAGGCGTTCCTCGATTGCGATGCCCTACAATGTGGCTACTGCACGTCGGGGATGATCATGGCCGCAACGGTCTTGCTGCAGGACGACCCGAACCCGACCCCGGAGGCGATTGCCAAGGCGCTTGACCGCAACCTTTGCCGGTGCGGGACGTATCCGCAAATCGTCGCCGCAATCCGTCAAGCCGCCGATCGGATGAACGGAGGTGACCAATGA
- a CDS encoding Gfo/Idh/MocA family protein, producing the protein MPPIRLNRRHFLGCSAAAGWAISQGKDVEGAMPLPPVRLGLIGLGNRGTNLLRSALDLPEAEIIALADVEERHRRRAQGIAEKARNRRPDAYADPLELLARDDLDAVLIAVPNDQHARLNVAALDAGKHLYAEKPLGLDLTECDALIAASASRPDQVVHVGFQRRSNPRFREGVDLIRSGDLGTPLEARSSWTSSNGPVDGHDNWLSHRERSGDWMIEQGVHIWDWLHWVADGPPARACGFGRRDVFADLQPDRDVTDHYSVTLEWPNGFHASFVHSWVDPADDAFTGIAQRIVGTAGGFDFGTGTATFRDRSLPRRSIHPGNLPDTRFALSAFLVAIRSPEPIAPPVTLHDARLATLTGLLVRRAVDERRVVSLDEIEAPSTA; encoded by the coding sequence ATGCCCCCGATCCGACTGAATCGCCGTCACTTCCTCGGTTGCTCGGCCGCCGCCGGCTGGGCGATCTCGCAAGGGAAGGACGTCGAGGGAGCGATGCCCTTGCCCCCCGTCCGTCTTGGCCTGATCGGCCTGGGCAATCGGGGTACGAACCTCCTCCGCTCGGCCCTCGACCTGCCCGAAGCTGAAATCATCGCCCTGGCCGACGTCGAGGAACGCCACCGTCGCCGCGCCCAGGGGATCGCCGAAAAAGCCCGCAACCGTCGGCCCGACGCCTACGCCGATCCGCTCGAACTCCTCGCCCGAGACGACCTCGACGCCGTCCTCATCGCCGTGCCCAACGACCAGCACGCGCGTTTGAACGTCGCCGCCCTCGACGCCGGCAAGCACCTGTACGCGGAGAAGCCGCTGGGCCTTGATCTGACGGAGTGCGACGCCCTCATCGCCGCGTCGGCCTCCCGGCCCGACCAGGTCGTCCACGTCGGCTTCCAGCGCCGCTCGAACCCGAGATTCCGCGAAGGGGTGGACCTGATCCGCTCCGGCGACCTCGGCACCCCTCTTGAAGCCCGAAGCTCCTGGACCAGCAGCAACGGCCCGGTCGACGGCCACGACAACTGGCTCTCGCACCGTGAGCGCTCCGGCGACTGGATGATCGAGCAGGGGGTGCACATCTGGGACTGGCTCCACTGGGTCGCCGACGGCCCCCCGGCCCGCGCCTGCGGCTTCGGCCGCCGCGACGTCTTCGCCGATCTCCAGCCCGATCGCGACGTGACCGACCACTATTCCGTCACCCTCGAATGGCCGAACGGCTTCCACGCCTCGTTCGTCCATAGCTGGGTCGATCCGGCCGACGACGCCTTCACCGGCATCGCGCAGCGCATCGTCGGCACCGCCGGCGGCTTCGACTTCGGCACCGGCACCGCCACCTTCCGCGATCGCTCCCTCCCCCGTCGCTCGATCCACCCCGGCAACCTCCCCGACACCCGCTTCGCCCTCTCCGCCTTCCTCGTCGCCATCCGCTCCCCCGAGCCGATCGCGCCCCCCGTCACCTTGCACGATGCCCGCCTCGCCACCCTGACCGGCCTTCTGGTTCGGCGGGCGGTCGACGAGCGCCGGGTCGTCTCGCTTGATGAAATCGAGGCCCCATCGACCGCCTGA